ACCAGACCCCTCATATCCGTCTCAAACATTCGGACTgatcggcacccctcatatccatttCAAATATGAGGACGATATGAGGGCCCGCGAACGCGCCCGGGCACGCCCGGTCAGTCCGCCACGTATGACGCGACCCCACCCGgatcaccttttctttttctttattcattcttttctttctcTATCTTCTTCTCCATCAATTACGTGCAAGTGACGGGACGTATGAAATCTTTTTGAGAAATGTGGCTGCACGGACAGAAAAGTAGGGGCTCAAAGCGGACACGTCCGGTCACTGACCGGCGCCTCCGCGTGTGTTTGAGGGCCCAAATTAGACGTACGTGGCTGAAGATGCTATGAGACCATCCACCCTTTTTTATTGAAGTGCGTGTCGATAGAAAACACGATCCAACACCAGTCCActctcccctccccttcctcaccgTGCACCCGAAATTCCTAGATCCGCTGTCGCGGTCAGACGACGAGCACACCCTTCTCTCCCTCGGCCGATCCGGCCCGTACGTCCCCGCATCCGACGGCCACCGACGCGTACAGCACAGTGCTCCACCCACCAACCCACCCGTCTCGCATCTGTACCCGCACCAACCGTCGCCCTCGGACCAACCCCATCTGGAGCCGCACCTttcccaccgccgccccgccgacAGGCTGGCCCCAGCGGCGGCAGGCGGGCCCGTCGCACCTATATATTCCCGGGCGACGCCGGCCCGTTTGTGGGCGAaaaggagaggagaggggggaaaaTAATCCAaggctccggggcggcggcgccCGATCCACACACGGCACATCTCGGGGCGCGCGGCGCACATCCACTCCCCTCCGTTCTCCACGAGTCTGCTCCCCCACCGCTAATAATAGCCGCTGCTACCCGGCGGGCGGGGCGGACACCCTCTGCCGCCGCCATGGGAGCGCTCGAGGAGGCGCACCTCGCCGCCTGCGGgtgcggcgacgaggaggaggagggggaggaggatctcctggcggagctcggcggcggggaggcgccggGGGACGCCATGGAGCCGGCGGTGCGCGCGCTGCTGGCGGGGCTCGGCGAGGACGACCGCCGGGAGGGGCTGCGCAGGACGCCCAAGCGCGTCGCCAAGGCCTTCCGCGACGGCACCCGAGGTATGGCGTCCACCCTTCCCCGCCACCTTACCCTTATCCCGTGGATCCGTTCGTGGCATATCGCGCATACTAGCGTTCGTCCCCTTTGTCGATCCTTGATTCGTGATCAGCTGCGCTCCAGAGCGACGCCGTGAGGAATTTGAGAGTGTTAACTCGGATCTCAGAGCGAGGGGTTTGGGTCGTCCAGGAATTTGTTCCCCGAATATTCCATTTCGTCAGTCTGACTCACCACTTCGCCTGAGGTTTAATTTAGGGCGGTAGTTTGCTGTGAGTGGTTTGTTCATCAGTCGTGATCGTTGCTGCTATAGTGTTGGTAGAGTGATCATTGCTGCTGTAGTGTTCCTCCGCTGGTAGAGTGATCATTACTGCTTTCTGTTGGTGGCCCATGCTTTAAAGTTTGGTGATTGTCACCTATCAGGCTCTGATGTGGGTGTAGTGTTCATTAACCAAACCACGCAGCAGGACTGTGCAAAATGGGCTTGATGGCTTGGATTGTGATGACCGCAATATCTCTTGGAAGTGTGAACTTGACACTTTAATTGCGACTTGGCAGTATGACTATAAAAGGCGGTGAAGTTGTCTCAGTGGACAACAGTTGGGAGCTCTGATGCAAACAGCGGGAAGTTTAAATTATACAGTTAATCGTTGTTGTTGTCGTTTAGTTAAGATACCACTTTGTCCTTGATGGTCAACACGCAGCACACGGCATTTGTGGAATTAAGAATTTCCTGAGGAATCTTGTGTAATTACTAATTAAGATTTCTAATGTCGGTGTCTAGCATTTGTCTTATACGATACTAAATAGTCTCTCATCATTTATTGGATTATATGTGCTTACTGCATAGTCTCATCACAAGCTGTGCCGTTCCCACAAACTCGTACAACACTAATTAATAATTATCAACTTAGGCCAATGATTTATTTACCAAAATGAAAACTTGAATAATGTTTGGATATTGTCCCCTGGATAGTTGCATACTAAACATTATGTCTTAGGACGCAAACACTTGGAAATTCAAATTCCAAAGTGAACCGTTCCATAGGTAACAGTTATGGGGTTTGTTTAGTACGATACTACTAAATAGTGAGGCTGGCCATTTATTGGACTGTTTGGAGGATATCTGCATAGTCTTGTAACAAGCTGCGGTTCTCCTACACACTCCTCGTACCAGTTATTGACATAGAAGTAAGATGGGCATTGGTTCATTTACCAAAATAGATAGTTGAATAATGTCGAGATATTCTCTGCTGGATTGTCACCATACCCATGGTGATCATAAGACAATTTTCTTCTTAAAGAGGCAGGCTTACTTGAATTATTTCCTAGTTAACGGAGTTCCAAGTAGTGTCTTTTTGTGACCAGCTGTCAGTTAATGTATCCTTCAAACATGGTTATACCCATGGTGAAAATAAGACAATTTTCTTCTTAAAGAGGCAGGCTTACTTGAATTATTTCCTAGTTAACGGAGTTCCAAGTAGTGTCTTTTTGTGACCAGCTGTCAGTTAAGGTATCCTTCAAGCGTGGTTCATACATATGTTTTAAGCTCCCCTTTTCAATAATTTAGCAGTTCATGAGTCTTTGGGGAATTTGGAAATGATAATCTCACCATGTTTTTTTAACTCTCTGGCTATCACCAGAAATTTATAGAACTTCAGGAATAATAATCTTCGTTTGCTTTCAACATTTCTCGGAAGACTGCATGCCAGTGGAGAAATGACAAAAAATTAGTTAATGAGTGTTTGGTAATCTAGATAAAGTCCATGAGCAACCAATTCCTTAACGACTCTGGCTATAGATGAAAAATCAAGAGACTCTTAGAAATATCTGTTAGCAATCTATCTTCTGTATTTATTTACTTTCAAGATTGTGTGCTTGTTTTATACCGCACTGAACCACCTATGTTAATCAAGAGACtcttatttatttttctagctCTACCCTCCCCCCTGCGTGGGAACTTTTATCTTTTGATGCTCATATGTGAGCGGTTTTCTGGTACTATTGCTGGTAGGCTCTGTTGTAGATTCTTTTGCATTTTATAAACTCGTCATGGTATTAAGCTGTTGCCCCATGGCTGACGTATATCTATGTTTATATATTTTTCTTTGGGCCTTATTTGTATGGTCCAGCAGTCGGGCCCATACACGTAGTATTTGAACTGAACTCCAAGAGGATGGGCTGGGGTCCGTGTCCACCCCAGTCTGTTCAAATTAAGCCTTATTGTGCAATGTCTATTTTTAAGTGATGTTTAAGGTTGTTGCTTTTTGTATGAAATTTTTTTTTTAACACGTGACATACTTGCTTCTTGAGCCTTGTTTGATGCATACCTAAATGCTAAAACCACTCTTGCAGGTTACAGACAGAAAGTAAAAGACATTGTGCAGGGTGCTCTGTTTCCTGAGGTTGGTGTTGACAAAAGGACTGGTTCTGCTGGAGGAACTGGAGGGCAAGTTGTTGTTCGTGATATCGATCTTTATTCATACTGTGAGTCTTGCTTACTTCCGTTCAGCATACAATGCCATGTTGGATATGTGCCCTCCGGTGGAAGGGTTGTTGGGTTAAGCAAGCTTTCAAGAGTAGCTGACGTCTTTGCCAAGAGATTTCAAAACCCTCAGAGATTAGCTAATGAAGTTTGTGGTGCAGTGCATGCTAGCATACAACCTGCTGGTGTTGCTGTTGCTATGCAGTGCTGGCACATACCGTTGCCGGAGAACTTTAAATGCAAAAATTCGCGAGCTTTGATTAGAACTTCACATTCATCTCGCTCGGGAGTTTTTGAGGGTGAGAACAGCTCCTTCTGGAATGATTTTTTGGCTCTTCTTAAGCTTAGAGGCATAGACATGGAGATGGACAGCCATTCTGCTTCTTTAACTTGGTGCCCCTTAAGGCCTCATGAGGTTCCGCTTTGCAATGGGCACGCAAAGAGGATTACAACTAATGGTGCTAGCTCAGCAAAATCTGCATCCATTCCATCTAATATGGTTTCTGCTGTCAGCTCAATGCTCTTGTCTCTTGGTGAGGACCCCCTCAGGAAAGAACTTCTAGGCAGTCCCCAGCGTTACGTGCAATGGCTGATGAGGTTCAGAGCATGCAATCTTGATGTGAAGCTGAATGGTTTTACACTTAACAGTGCAAGTGTATATGAGAGACCAGGCGAAGATGCTACTGATCATCGAGCAATTAGTTCTGAGCTGCATTTGCCATTTTGCGCCCAGTGTGAGCACCACCTCCTGCCGTTCTACGGAGTAGTGCACATTGGTTACTTTGGCAGTGGAGATGGTGAAGGGATCAATCGCTCACATTTTCAGGCTCTGGTTCATTTCTATGGGTGCAAGCTTCAGGTCCAGGAAAGGATGACAAGACAGATAGCTGAAGCAGTTTATTCAGTCTCACATCGTGGAGCCATAGTTGTTGTAGAAGCAAACCATATCTGCATGATATCAAGGGGGATAGAGAAAATCAGAAGTAGTACAGCAACAGTTGCAGTTTTGGGTCAGTTTTCGACCGATTTTTCTGCCAAGGCATCCTTTTTACAGAACATCTTAGATACTGCTAATCAGGAAGTATGAGTGGCTTCAGATCATATACTGATAGAATCTCAGCCAAAAGATACAATGAGTCTAATCCTCAGTCATCTTTTCAGCAAGGCAGGCACTGCGACGACTATATATATGGTTTGAAGTTGTCATGCAGCTATGGCATGGTTGCCATTTTACCAGCCATTGCAGGCGGGAGCGACCAGGACCTCGTCACGTGGAATGTTGTGTCTGAAGAAGATTAACCAGAAGCACCAAAAAGTTTTGGTTCTCCTGTGTTGTACCATTTTCGTTTGAATGGCATGTCAAAGTTATCCAGCGTTGTAGGTGCGGCGGCTGTGCCGAGCAATACAGTATAAATGTTTTAAGTGGTTGTCTCATGTACTAGCAATTTTGGTATCATTCCAGCTTCTGTTCGTCCTGCGTGGCTGTTCGCTTTTCGGTTTGATGCAGAGTAACGCAGGGTACTCAAGCGTCTTGTTCTTGCGGAAGTCTGCATCCATAGCTTTGCTatcttaagagcatctccaacaggtgaTGAAAAAGGTGGAGATGTATTTTTTTTTGCTTTCACAATTGCATACATATTTGAAATAAATCATGATATGATAATTATAACTCATGTCAAATGAATCTgaaacaaacaaaacaaaaatagTACTTGTTTATAGTTCATCAATCGACAAGCTTAAATTCAACATAATTGTTCATCACACATAACACAAAGTTCATCATATGTGACATGAAGCACAACTAGTTTGGTTGCCCATTCCATGTCTACCATTCCATGAAATCTCTTTGAAGATCTTCGCGAGTATGCCAATCTCAAATCTTGTGAACTTGAAGAAAGCGTTGGATGCGGTCTTCCCTTCTAATTGGATGGACCACATTTCTCATGAATTCGTAGGAGTAATCTAAATTTTGGCCACGCTCATTTTCAgtaatcatgttgtgcaagatcaGTGCGACGGTCATGATGTACCAAAGTATTCCTTGATCTCGAAACCTAGCCGGTCTACGCCCAACAACAAATTGGGCTTGAAAAACCtcaaatgccctctccacatcctttctagcgGCTGCTTGAGCATTATGAAAGTGAAGTTCTTTCTTACCTTGGGGGCTTGAAATTGCCTTCACAAATGTTGTCCATTTCGGGTAAATCTCATCCGCTCCGTAGTAGTCCATGTTGTATGTGCGCCTGTTTGCTTGAACCTCAATTAGTTGTGCCTCCTCATCTACTAACCGTGCAAAGATTGGTGATCGGTGAAGCACATTGATGTTATTGGAAGATCTGGGCATCCCAAAATAGTAATGGCAAAACCATGACTCCTGATCGGCCACGACTTCAAGAATGATGGTGATAACTTTCGCATGGCCATTGAACTGACCATGCTATGCCATAGGGGAGTTCTTCCACTTTCAGTGCATGCAATTAATCGAGCCAAGCATACCTGGAAATTCATGTGCTTTGTTCACCTCCAAGAGCCGCTGACTGTCATGAGCAATGGGTGCTCTCAAATATTGTGGCCCAAAAACTTCAACAATCGCCTTTGCAAATTGCTTCACACACTTGAAGAAAGTGAGCTCCCATTGCCAAATGATCACCAACCAAATCGGCAGGAATACCATATGCCATCATGGGCAATGTGGAAGTCACCTTCTGGTAGTGTTGTGACCAAGATCTCCGGTACAATTCCTTCTCTGTTGGAAGAATCGATCATGTTCCTTCATACAGTTGGCAATATGGAGGAATAAATCTCTGTTATCTCTGTAAGTGTGTTTTGTTATCCAGTGGCGGAGCTTGCCAAAGTTGTTTGGGGGGAGGGGGCAAGTACAATATATGAGTCAGTGTGGGGGCCAAGAACACAAAAATTCACAATCTAAACTCTCCCTCAAAAATATTTGTGCATGCATGATTGCTTGTATCTACGTTGGTATTTTTTcgaagaggtgaggatgatgcaacacaacaatgataagtatttccctcagttatgaaaccaaggttatcaatccagtagcagaACCAAGCCACACTATATAAACAGTACctgtacacaaataacaaatacttgcaacccaacacgttAGAGGGGTTGTCAACCTATCCTTGGTATTTAGATAGATTAAATTGTACgtgattggataaatagatctagcaaaaacacgaaataaaataaataaagaaaaagtgcagcaaggtatttttggtttttttggaataatagacctgaaaacaatatgatagaaaataaacccgggggccgtagatttcactagtggcttctctcgagaaaagagcatatggtgggtaaacagatcattgttgggcagttgatagaaaagcaaataattatgacgatatccaaggcggAATTGCCTCACATACAATGAAAATTGGTCCGATTTGGTACGATAGTGCAATCCACCATGAACCCACCTTGAGCCAGCGTTGATCAACGGTGGCCTTGCTACTTCGTACAGAAATCATACAAATACTGTCGTACGTGTAGCAACGCtctatccaaggcaatgattatgtatacaggcatcacatccaagattaatagaccgaaacgattctgcatctactacttactccacacatcgaccgccatccaacatgcatctagtgtattaagtttatggagaaatggagtaatgcaataagaacgatgaaatgatgtagacaagatctattcatgtaggaatagaccccatctttttatccttaatggcaacgatacgtGCGTGTCACTTCTCCTtctatcactgagattgagcaccgcaagatcgaacccatcacaaagcacctctttccattgcaagaaaaatcaatagttggccaaaccaaaccaaagtttcagagaagaaatacgaggctataataatcatgcatataagagatcaaagaagactcaaataatattcatagatagatctgatcataaactcacaatttatgggatcccaacaaacacaccataaaaagtcattacatcaaatagatctccaaaaacattgaggagagcattgtattgagaatcaaaaagagagaagaagccatctagctactgcctacggacccgtagtcTGGAATTGGATCTCGTGGtcctggaacttgcggcggctggaattgtgtttcatggACTACCCTAGGATTTCTGttatatttgggtatttatagagctgagaggcggtggaaaggactcccgtgggccccactacccaccagggcgcgctagggcctctggcgcgccctggtgccttgtgggccacacaagcctctgaaggaaatatgccctagaggcaataataaagttgttatttatattttcttatatcatataaatgtttattattcatgctagaattgtattaaccggaaacttattacatgtgtgaatacatagacaaatagagtgtcactagtttgcctctacttgactagctcgttaaatcaatgatggttatgtttcctaaccatagacatgagttgtcatttgattaatgggatcacatcattagagaatgatgtgattgacttgacccatccgttagcttagcacgatgatcgtttagtttgttgttattgctttctccataactatacatgttcctatgactatgagaccatgcaactcccgaataccagaggaacactttgtgtgctaccaaacgtcacaacgtaactgggtgattataaatgtgctctacaggtgtctccgatggtgtttgttgagttggcatggataaagattaggatttgtcactccgattgtcggagaggtatctctgggccctctcggtaatgtacatcactataagccttgcaagcaatgcaactaatgagttagttacgggatgtagcattacggaacgagtaaagagacttgccggtaacgagattgaactaggtattgagataccgatgatcgaatctcgggcaagtaacataccgatgacaaagggaacaacgtatactgttatgcggtttgaccgataaagatcttcgtagaatatgtaggaaccaatatgagcatccaggttccgctattggttattgaccggagacatgtctcggtcatgtccacatagttctcgaacccgtagggtccgcacgcttaatgttcaatgacgatcgatattacgagtttatgtgttttgatgcactgaaggtagttcagagtcccggatttgatcacggacatgacgatgagtctcgaaatggtcgagatgtaaatatcgatatattggaagcctatgtttggacatcggaatggtccTGGGTGAAAACGGGAGTATACCGGAGCACCGTgaagttatcggaaccccccgggaggtatatgggcttattgggccttagtggaagagatgggaaagaagcaaaggagggggcgccccccaagcccaatccaaattgggagggggccggccccacctttcttgttggggaacgtagtaatttcaaaaaaattcctacacacacacatgatcatggtgatgcatagcaacgagaggagagagtgttgtccacgtaccctcgtagaccgaaagcggaagcgttagcacaacgcggttgatgtagtcgtacgtcttcacgatccgaccgatcaagcaccgaacgcacgacacctccgagttctacacacgttcaactcgattacgtcccttgaactccgatccagccgagctttgagggagagttccgtcagcacgacggcgtggtgacgatgatgatgttctaccgacggagggcttcgcctaatcaccactatgatatgaccgaggtggattatggtggaggggggcaccgcacacggctaaaagatctaagagatcaattgttgtgtctatggggtgccccctccgtatataaagggggaggaggagggggccggccaagaggaggaggcgcgcccaaggggggggggggcaatcctactccaagtaggttttgcccccctttcctattccaactaggagaagggggaaggaggaggtggagagaaggaaggagaaggggggccgccaccccctcccctttcccaattcggattggggcaaggggggccgcgcgccacctcctgctgcctctcctcttccaccactttgggcccatgaggccaaataaccccctggtactccggtatatatcc
The window above is part of the Triticum aestivum cultivar Chinese Spring chromosome 2A, IWGSC CS RefSeq v2.1, whole genome shotgun sequence genome. Proteins encoded here:
- the LOC123190641 gene encoding GTP cyclohydrolase 1; its protein translation is MGALEEAHLAACGCGDEEEEGEEDLLAELGGGEAPGDAMEPAVRALLAGLGEDDRREGLRRTPKRVAKAFRDGTRGYRQKVKDIVQGALFPEVGVDKRTGSAGGTGGQVVVRDIDLYSYCESCLLPFSIQCHVGYVPSGGRVVGLSKLSRVADVFAKRFQNPQRLANEVCGAVHASIQPAGVAVAMQCWHIPLPENFKCKNSRALIRTSHSSRSGVFEGENSSFWNDFLALLKLRGIDMEMDSHSASLTWCPLRPHEVPLCNGHAKRITTNGASSAKSASIPSNMVSAVSSMLLSLGEDPLRKELLGSPQRYVQWLMRFRACNLDVKLNGFTLNSASVYERPGEDATDHRAISSELHLPFCAQCEHHLLPFYGVVHIGYFGSGDGEGINRSHFQALVHFYGCKLQVQERMTRQIAEAVYSVSHRGAIVVVEANHICMISRGIEKIRSSTATVAVLGQFSTDFSAKASFLQNILDTANQEV